The Vitis vinifera cultivar Pinot Noir 40024 chromosome 12, ASM3070453v1 genome has a segment encoding these proteins:
- the LOC100267706 gene encoding uncharacterized protein At5g08430, protein MDSAQEHKQVSKGKGVMESNLTSTKREFIGWGSKVLMEFLASIGEDTTKKLSKDEVTSIINRYIHENNLFDQKNKMKVLIDERLLPVLGRKSVNRYRINNIVDIHLAENLDQSEQDESGFGSKDKSENVIVTYRRQRKLSSNKPLIKELVRGILQSQFAAIVPKNLKLVFLKRSLVLELLKQPDSFQRKIRGSFVKVKSGAHLYSHHLSYQLFQVIGVKKASKTGEIDSEILLQAPLAKDIHIDMLVEHDLTKEECEEYRQKVKYGFYKRPTIVEFEEKARSLHEDITKHWIKKELSRLQNLIDRANEKGCRSDFIGYMERKQLLLSPAEQLRLLNEVPEVIPDLEEFDPAAEDSYNDEKHGDKGSLGTIPTYKTLDENMDAKGYLMCVADAAEIMELMDKGEIEQIPEDTNEKKTSSEPECEAWHCLGPLGERPGPFSPALLKIWSELNLGASRYKVWKVGHSPEEAIPLGDALCQLFPEKSKKNLNSI, encoded by the exons ATGGATAGTGCTCAGGAGCATAAGCAGGTGAGTAAAGGGAAGGGGGTGATGGAAAGTAATCTGACCTCAACTAAAAGAGAATTTATTGGATGGGGTTCCAAAGTCCTTATGGAGTTCCTTGCATCCATTGGTGAAGACACAACCAAAAAATTGTCGAAGGATGAGGTGACTTCCATTATTAATAGGTACATTCATGAAAATAATCTCTTTGACCAAAAAAACAAGATGAAGGTTCTTATAGATGAAAGATTGCTCCCTGTTTTAGGGAGGAAATCAGTGAATAGATATAGAATAAATAACATTGTTGACATCCATTTGGCTGAAAACCTGGACCAATCAGAGCAAGATGAGTCTGGATTTGGTTCAAAAGACAAGAGTGAGAATGTTATAGTGACCTATAGAAGGCAAAGAAAGTTGTCCTCCAATAAACCTCTGATAAAGGAACTGGTACGGGGCATCCTGCAAAGCCAGTTTGCGGCCATAGTTCCTAAGAATCTCAAACTTGTCTTTTTGAAGAGGAGTTTAGTGCTGGAATTGTTGAAGCAGCCTGACTCTTTTCAAAGAAAGATAAGGGGAAGCTTTGTGAAAGTGAAGTCAGGTGCCCATTTGTACTCACACCATCTGAGTTATCAACTCTTCCAAGTTATAG GCGTAAAGAAAGCATCAAAAACTGGGGAGATTGATTCAGAAATTCTCCTCCAAGCCCCTCTGGCTAAAGATATTCATATTGACATGCTGGTTGAACATGACTTGACCAAG gaagaatgtgaagaatatCGTCAGAAAGTAAAATATGGCTTCTATAAGAGGCCTACAATT GTGGAGTTTGAAGAGAAGGCTAGAAGCTTGCATGAGGATATAACAAAACAT TGGATCAAGAAGGAACTATCACGACTGCAAAACCTAATTGATCGAGCAAATGAGAAAGGATGCAGAAGCGA TTTCATTGGCTACATGGAGAGAAAACAACTGCTCCTGTCACCAGCTGAACAGTTGAGGCTTTTGAACGAGGTTCCTGAAGTCATTCCCGATTTAGAAGAGTTTGACCCTGCTGCTGAGGACTCTTacaatgatgaaaaacatggAGATAAAGGCTCACTGGGTACAATCCCTACTTATAAGACTCTGGACGAGAATATGGATGCAAAAGGATATTTAATGTGTGTTGCAGATGCCGCAG AAATTATGGAGTTGATGGATAAAGGTGAAATTGAACAGATTCCAGAGGATACAAATGAGAAGAAAACATCGTCTGAACCTGAATGCGAAGCATGGCACTGTCTGGGACCTCTTGGTGAAAGACCTGGGCCTTTTTCACCAGCATTGCTCAAAATATGGAGCGAGCTTAATCTGGGTGCTTCAAGATACAAGGTCTGGAAGGTCGGACACAGCCCAGAAGAAGCAATCCCCTTGGGTGATGCTCTTTGCCAGCTTTTCCCAGAAAAGTCGAAGAAAAACTTGAATTCTATATGA
- the LOC100245392 gene encoding uncharacterized protein LOC100245392 isoform X1: MILNDSLYRSSILSDSELPLLSPLPATLSVAPLELFWGKMHPPLTIYKHPMCAEIIKAFQKCHSDHPVGKFFGECTELKIKLDRCFRQEVSSKVVKRKKNLEKSRKLRETLQAYRKETAEGGN; the protein is encoded by the exons ATGATATTGAATGATTCGTTGTATCGTAGCTCCATCCTCTCCGACTCTGAGCTTCCTCTCCTCTCCCCGCTTCCAGCCACCTTAAG TGTAGCACCGCTTGAATTGTTCTGGGGGAAAATGCATCCGCCTTTAACCATATACAAGCACCCAATGTGTGCAGAA ATTATTAAGGCGTTCCAAAAATGTCATTCAGACCATCCTGTTGGAAAATTCTTTGGTGAATGTACAGAACTCAAGATAAAACTTGACCGCTGTTTCAGGCAAGAAGTGAGCTCA AAAGTTGTGAAGCGGAAGAAAAACTTAGAGAAGAGCAGGAAACTGAGGGAAACACTACAAGCTTACAGGAAGGAAACCGCTGAGGGAGGCAATTAA
- the LOC100245392 gene encoding uncharacterized protein LOC100245392 isoform X2, with protein MILNDSLYRSSILSDSELPLLSPLPATLSVAPLELFWGKMHPPLTIYKHPMCAEIIKAFQKCHSDHPVGKFFGECTELKIKLDRCFRQEKVVKRKKNLEKSRKLRETLQAYRKETAEGGN; from the exons ATGATATTGAATGATTCGTTGTATCGTAGCTCCATCCTCTCCGACTCTGAGCTTCCTCTCCTCTCCCCGCTTCCAGCCACCTTAAG TGTAGCACCGCTTGAATTGTTCTGGGGGAAAATGCATCCGCCTTTAACCATATACAAGCACCCAATGTGTGCAGAA ATTATTAAGGCGTTCCAAAAATGTCATTCAGACCATCCTGTTGGAAAATTCTTTGGTGAATGTACAGAACTCAAGATAAAACTTGACCGCTGTTTCAGGCAAGAA AAAGTTGTGAAGCGGAAGAAAAACTTAGAGAAGAGCAGGAAACTGAGGGAAACACTACAAGCTTACAGGAAGGAAACCGCTGAGGGAGGCAATTAA